ATTGTTGTGGTGACTATATTATACAAAAAAGAGAGCTGAGTAAAACATTTTTTTTAAAATGTTACTCAGCTTTTTTTATTTAAGAAAAAAAAGTTATTGACTATAACTAAAAATAGTTATATAATAATAATTGAAATTGTAAAGGAGGATATAATGAAAGAAGAACTCGTAGAAGTACAAAAAAAAATAGGTCAAGAATTTTTGCTAAAAATTGATACCTATAAAAGAAATAATCATCTTTCATACACTGATATTGCAGATATCGTAGGAATAGATAAATTCTATTTTGCAAATTTAAGAAATAAAATAAAAAAAAATAAGACAGTACCAACTGATAAGGTAATTAAGAAATTTAGTAAAATTATTACCTTTTAATTTTTTTTGTTCTTTTAAATAACTAAAAACAGTTATTAACTGTACAGTAAAAGCGACTGGGTTTCCGAATGGAAGTAGGCAATAGCTTAGAATTCCTTTGTCGCTTATGTGGAAGCATAGCATAATGGTAATGCAGCACTTTGCTAAAGTGCCGAGGTAAAACTCTTACAGGTTCAAATCCTGTTGCTTCCGCCATAAAAAAGGTGGTGAGAACATTGGAAAAAGAAAAAAACAAAAAAATAAATAATGTGGTAATAGAAGCAGGAGCAGTAATTTTGAATGGTGTTCTGATAGACCTTGTATGGAACTATGAATTCACAAAAAAAATAACCTCTGGAAGAGAAGAGGCTATTTTAAAACTAGAAATAATTATAGACGGTGATGCTGTTCTAAAAGGGTTTTAGTAATTATATCAGAAGCAATATCTTTTAAAATTTCTAATGATAAACTTCCTATTTTAGAAGCTATATTTTTAGTTTTGTTCCATGTAGTAATAGAACGAATATTTGCTAAAAAAGAATGCCCTTTTGGAGTTAAATCATAAATTTTAAATGAATAAGTTTTATATTCACCGTCAACATATTGGAATTTTATACACTGTTCTAAATGATAAAAAAATTCATCTTTTGAATATTTATCACAATAGTTTTTATAATTTTTCCAGTTAATATATAAGGCTCTTCCGTACTCTATTTTTGCTTCAAGCAATAAGAGTATATCCCTTATACAGTCTGGATTTAAAATCATAGTTTAAACCTCCTTTCTTTATGTAGTTATCTCACAAATATATTATATAACAAAGGAGTTTTAAAAATAAATATCATGGTAGTGACGACCAGAAACAGTCAGAAGTGAACCTATATAATTTTTCCGCCAGTGGTGTTTAATAATAAGCACCACACAAATGGGAATGCAGTTTAAATGGATAAACACCTAACCTTTGTATTAGGAGATTTCAGTTCAAGTCTGAACATTCCCAGTATGATATAGACTATATTGCACCTCTTAACAATGTGGAACATGATATAGTCGCTAAAAATTTTAGTTATCGTCTCTAAAAAAAAGACGAGAGTGTTACATAATTGAGGTAAGGTGGCACTTCTCCCTGTGCCACACTTATGGGAATGTGTCTGAGGTCAGCAGTTCGTGGTGAACTTTAAGAAGTCTACTATACGACAATCAAGTTCAAGTCTTGGCATTCCCTTTTATTTTTCATTTTCACCTCCTTTGAAAATGATTTTATATTTCATACTTTGTATTATTTTAATTTGAGTTTTAAGGCTTTCTCTAAAAAAGCCTACAAAATACGCGTATTTACGCGTAAGATACGCGTTTTTATTTTATATCTGCTCATCATGTCAGAGCCACTAACTCAGATATGATGGGTGGATACAAACTAAAAATACAGGAGTTAGTGGCATAACTCCTAAAGGAGAAGATGACATGAGTAATAGAATAAAAGCTAGAGAATTAAATGGCATAGTTTATTATCAAATACCTAAATGGCTTATGGATTTATTTATTGACGGCAAAATATCATCAGGTGCTTTTAAAACTTATGCACTTATGTATGAAAGATTAAGAATGTCTGCAAAAAATAATTGGATTGATAATGATGGAGATGTTTATATCAAATACTCTTATGATGAACTTATAGAAGATTTAAAATGTAACAGCAGAACAACTGTTTCAAATAATCTTAAAGAATTACAAGAACTAGATATAGTAGATAAAGTGAAATGTTTTAGTTCAAGCAATATTTATTATCTTAAAGTTAAAAGTACAGAAGATTGCACTAGTACAAATAATTACACTAGTACAGAAACTTGTACTAGTACAAAAAAGTGTACTGACAGTAGTACAGAAGATTGGACTACAGTAGTACAGAAAACTTGTACGACTAGTAGTACAGAAAACTTGTACGCTAGTAAGAATAACTTTAAAAAGAATAACGATAGTAAGAATGATGTTCCTCTTAACGAGGAATCAGTCAATCGTGCTAAGAATTTAGTTGAATTACAAAACATTGCTACAAACTCAACAGGTTTAAATAAAATACAAGTAGATGGAGTAATAAAACCTTATATTTATAAAGATATAGATTTAACTATTTTGATACAGAAAATAAAAGAATCAGATTTTTTAATGGGCAAATGCAGTAATAAACCTACAATAGCACACTTTACACAACTTAGTATGCTTAATAAAATCTTAGCTGATTATTATAAAAACAAGGTTAGTGTGACGGAACAGTCTACAAGTAAAGACCCTTCAAGAAAGAGATTGTGGTAAATATGAAAAATAAACCTGAATACGATTTACTTTCTTATCTTGTTTTAAAAAATCAGTTTATAACAGATAAAGTTTTTAAGGAGATATATAATTATAAAAATTATTTTAGTTTAGAAGGGCAAAAGTTAGTAGAACTTCTTAAAGACAAGAGGAAAAATAAAGAAGTTATAGACATAGAAATATTTTTAAATCTTTCTGAGGACTATACAAGAAAAGTATTAGACAATGGAGATATGGACATTGGAACAGAGTTTGCAACTAAGAGTTATAAAGAACTTCTTACAGAGTTAGAAAAAAATCACGCAAAAGATATAGCACAGAATATTATAAATTCTAACAATGTATCTGAAATAGCAGAGGGAATAGACAAACTAAAAACTGTTTTTACTAAAACTAAGCAAATAAATAAAATAAATCTAAAAGAAGCTTCACTTAAATTTTTTAAAAATATAGATAACTTAGATATGCAGAATAGTGTAAAAGCTAAAAATTGGTATAGATTTAACAAGGTTGTGAAACTATACAAGGGAGATGTTACTGTTATAGCTGGTAGACCAGGATGTTTACCTGCAGGGACAGAAGTTTTAACAAAAAAAGGTTGGCTTGATATATCAAAATGGACTAATGAAGAAATATTAGAAATAAATTATAAAACTAACACAAACCAAATTGATATAACAGGACAATTTGCAAAACCTCTTATGTATCACAAATATAACACAACTGAGTTTTATAGAATGAAAAATAAAGTTGGAACAATGGATTTAGTAAGTTCAGTAGAACATAGACATCCACATATTTCAGAAAAAGGTTTTTGTAGGGAATTCACAACAAGAGAACTTTATAATTCTTGGATAAATAAAGAGGGTAATCCTCATATAATTAATATTCCAGAAACTTTTGAGTGGTTTGGAAGTGGCATAAATTACAGTGATGAATATATTAGATTAAAAGTTGCAGTTTTTGCAGATGGAAGTTTTTTAAAAAGCAAAGGTAGTAAAAGATGTTATATAAATATAAAAAAAGATAGAAAAAAATTAAGATTAGAAGACCTTTTAGAAAAAAATAACTTAGATTACAGAGTAAAAGAGCATGCTGACGAATATAAAAGATATTCATTTTTAATGGATAACAGAGATAAAGTTTTTAAATATGATTGGTTTTTAAAAACAAATAAACATCAAAGAGAAATTATAATGGATGAACTTAAATATTGGGATAGCTATATCTGTGGAGGTAATAGATTATTTACTTTTTCTACTGTTAATAAAGAAACTGCTGAAACTATACAGTTAATAGCAACTTCTTTAGGATACAGAGCAACTTTAAGAATAGAAAAAAGAGAAAATAAATATAAAAATGACATTATATACAACCTTAATTTTTCTAAAGGAACAAAATATGGATGTAGAACTCTAAAAAAATCTGATGTTAATTCATTTGAAAAAGTTGAAGCAGGAAAATATATGTATTGTTTTACAACAAATACTGGTTTTTTCTTGATTAGACAAAATAATAAAATATATGTTACTGGAAATTCAGGTAAAACAACATTTGCATTATCTCTAGCTTTAGAGTTTGCTAAGAATGGGAGTAAAGGCTTATTTTTCTCACTAGAAATGGGAGAGGAACAAATAATAAACAGAATGATGTCTCAGCTTAGTCTTGTGCCTATAAATAAATTTCAGGACAGTTTTGAAGCTAAGAATTTAAGTAAAGAGGAACATGGCAGAATTACAAATGCAGTTGAAGAAATGCAGAGACTTGCAGATAATCTTCAGATAATCTCAGGAAACTTTTCTAGTGATGACATTTTAGAAATTGCAGAAAATGACAAGCCTGAATTTATAATAATTGACTATATGCAGTTATTAAGAGCAACAGAAGGTCGTGGAAGAGTTGAAGAAATAACTTACTTATCTATGGAGCTTAAAAGAATAGCTATGAAACTTCAAATTCCTATCATAGAACTTTGTCAGCTTTCAAGAGCAGTAGAGCAGAGGGGAGATAAAAAACCTATATTATCAGACCTTAGAGAATCAGGACAAATTGAACAGGACGCTAGTGTTGTAATAGGAATTTATAGAGAAGCATACTACAACGAAGAAGCAGACCCTGAGAGCATGGATTGTATTATTTTAAAAAATAGAAATGGAAGCACAGGAACAATGCCTTTTAAATTTCTAGGTGCAGTACAAAAGGTTTATGAGGGGGTATAAGAATGAGACTAATAGAATTTGAGAGAATACCCGTACCACAAGAATTACAAGATATCTGCCATAAAGAAAAGGTTTATATGTTGCGATACTATATAAAACTAAATAGAAAACCTTTTAAACATGGACAAGTATTTATAAATAAAAATGATGTTTTAAAATTTTGTGAAAGAAATAAAATCACAATTGAGGAGTTAAAAAAAGTATGGAAGAAAAATTAATTGAATTACTTAAGCAAAAACAGAAATTAATGGATAAACCTACATGTATTTTAATAGACAGAATGAGATTAAGAAAGCTAAAAAGAAAATGATAGCACATTTAATATGCTTTTGTCTTGTAGG
The sequence above is drawn from the Fusobacterium perfoetens genome and encodes:
- a CDS encoding DUF2513 domain-containing protein translates to MILNPDCIRDILLLLEAKIEYGRALYINWKNYKNYCDKYSKDEFFYHLEQCIKFQYVDGEYKTYSFKIYDLTPKGHSFLANIRSITTWNKTKNIASKIGSLSLEILKDIASDIITKTLLEQHHRL
- a CDS encoding DnaB-like helicase C-terminal domain-containing protein codes for the protein MKNKPEYDLLSYLVLKNQFITDKVFKEIYNYKNYFSLEGQKLVELLKDKRKNKEVIDIEIFLNLSEDYTRKVLDNGDMDIGTEFATKSYKELLTELEKNHAKDIAQNIINSNNVSEIAEGIDKLKTVFTKTKQINKINLKEASLKFFKNIDNLDMQNSVKAKNWYRFNKVVKLYKGDVTVIAGRPGCLPAGTEVLTKKGWLDISKWTNEEILEINYKTNTNQIDITGQFAKPLMYHKYNTTEFYRMKNKVGTMDLVSSVEHRHPHISEKGFCREFTTRELYNSWINKEGNPHIINIPETFEWFGSGINYSDEYIRLKVAVFADGSFLKSKGSKRCYINIKKDRKKLRLEDLLEKNNLDYRVKEHADEYKRYSFLMDNRDKVFKYDWFLKTNKHQREIIMDELKYWDSYICGGNRLFTFSTVNKETAETIQLIATSLGYRATLRIEKRENKYKNDIIYNLNFSKGTKYGCRTLKKSDVNSFEKVEAGKYMYCFTTNTGFFLIRQNNKIYVTGNSGKTTFALSLALEFAKNGSKGLFFSLEMGEEQIINRMMSQLSLVPINKFQDSFEAKNLSKEEHGRITNAVEEMQRLADNLQIISGNFSSDDILEIAENDKPEFIIIDYMQLLRATEGRGRVEEITYLSMELKRIAMKLQIPIIELCQLSRAVEQRGDKKPILSDLRESGQIEQDASVVIGIYREAYYNEEADPESMDCIILKNRNGSTGTMPFKFLGAVQKVYEGV
- a CDS encoding replication initiator protein A yields the protein MSNRIKARELNGIVYYQIPKWLMDLFIDGKISSGAFKTYALMYERLRMSAKNNWIDNDGDVYIKYSYDELIEDLKCNSRTTVSNNLKELQELDIVDKVKCFSSSNIYYLKVKSTEDCTSTNNYTSTETCTSTKKCTDSSTEDWTTVVQKTCTTSSTENLYASKNNFKKNNDSKNDVPLNEESVNRAKNLVELQNIATNSTGLNKIQVDGVIKPYIYKDIDLTILIQKIKESDFLMGKCSNKPTIAHFTQLSMLNKILADYYKNKVSVTEQSTSKDPSRKRLW